The Theropithecus gelada isolate Dixy chromosome 11, Tgel_1.0, whole genome shotgun sequence genome includes a region encoding these proteins:
- the ANKRD33 gene encoding LOW QUALITY PROTEIN: photoreceptor ankyrin repeat protein (The sequence of the model RefSeq protein was modified relative to this genomic sequence to represent the inferred CDS: inserted 1 base in 1 codon): MRGGTHLLVPCLEEKELTLHKRGLDMSEALPCPGKDTSTPGCRLGALYWACVHNDPTQLQAILDGGVSPEEATQVDNNGRTGLMVACYRGFQSIVALLSQCPFLDVNQQDKGGDTALMLAAQAGHVPLVSLLLNYYAGLDLERRDQRGLTALMKAAMRNRCECVATLLMAAGCNTGXPDSTFNGMGLHGFECADLTAVDPVRGKTALEWAVLTDSFDTVWRIRQLLRRPQVEQLSQHYQPEWPALSGLVAQAQAQAQVAPSLLERLRATLSLPFALSPQEGGVLDHFVTATTSLASPFVTTACHTLCPDHPPSLGTRSKSVPELLGTAPPPPLVPQSPPESPQSSPWVFVPYQSPQGILSKCLQWLQPRDSTSPRPQVPKILLSKASSSPHRCWPKPSPAGHQSLALPLWRYQELRIEKRKQEEEARMAQK, encoded by the exons ATGAGAGGGGGGACCCACCTTCTTGTCCCCTGCCTGGAAGAGAAAGAGCTGACATTGCACAAGAGAGGGCTGGACATGTCTGAGGCACTGCCCTGCCCGGGCAAGGACACCTCCaccccaggctgcaggctggggGCCCTGTATTGGGCCTGTGTCCACAATGATCCTACTCAACTCCAAGCCATACTGGATGGCGGGGTCTCCCCAGAGGAGGCCACCCAGGTGGACAACAATGGGAGG ACAGGCCTCATGGTCGCGTGCTACCGCGGCTTCCAGAGTATTGTGGCCCTGCTCAGTCAATGTCCTTTCCTTGATGTGAACCAGCAGGACAAAGGAGGAGACACGGCCCTCATGTTGGCTGCCCAAGCAG GCCACGTGCCTCTGGTGAGTCTCCTGCTCAACTACTACGCCGGCCTGGACCTGGAACGCCGGGACCAGCGGGGGCTCACGGCGTTAATGAAGGCTGCCATGCGGAACCGCTGTGAGTGCGTGGCCACCCTCCTCATGGCAG CAGGTTGCAACACTG CTCCCGATTCCACCTTCAATGGGATGGGACTCCATGGCTTTGAAT GTGCTGACCTGACAGCAGTGGACCCTGTTCGGGGCAAGACGGCCCTGGAATGGGCAGTGCTGACTGACAGTTTCGACACCGTGTGGAGGATTCGGCAGCTGCTGAGAAGGCCCCAAGTGGAGCAGCTTAGCCAGCACTACCAGCCCGAGTGGCCGGCCTTGTCCGGGCTCGTGgctcaggcccaggcccaggcccaggttGCCCCTTCACTCCTAGAGCGGCTGCGGGCTACCTTGAGCCTCCCCTTTGCCCTGTCTCCTCAGGAGGGAGGTGTTCTGGACCACTTTGTGACTGccacaaccagcctggccagtccCTTCGTCACCACTGCCTGCCACACTCTGTGCCCTGACCACCCACCTTCCCTGGGCACCCGAAGCAAGTCCGTGCCAGAGTTGCTAGGCACTGCCCCGCCCCCTCCTCTGGTTCCCCAGTCCCCACCAGAGAGTCCCCAGAGTTCCCCGTGGGTCTTTGTCCCCTACCAGAGCCCTCAGGGCATATTGAGCAAGTGCCTTCAGTGGCTACAGCCCAGGGATAGCACCAGCCCCAGGCCCCAAGTCCCCAAGATCCTCCTCTCCAAGGCATCCTCATCACCCCACCGGTGCTGGCCAAAGCCCAGTCCTGCGGGACATCAAAGTCTGGCCCTTCCTCTCTGGCGATACCAGGAGCTCAGGATAGAGAAGAGGAAACAGGAGGAAGAGGCCAGAATGGCACAGAAGTAG